In Nocardioides nitrophenolicus, the genomic window TCGAGGCGTCCACGCGCCTGTTCGAGGTCAGCGGCACCCGCGCCGCGCTCGACGCGCTCAACCTGCACCGCCACTGGCGCAACGCCCGCACCCACACCCTGCACGACCCGGCCGCCTGGAAGGTGCGCCACCTCGGCCACTGGGCCCTCGACGGCCGGCTGCCCCCGAACCACGGCCAGCTCTGACCATCCACCGCGACTCGCAGAAGGACGACATGACACAGCAGCTCAAGTTCCACTGGTTCCTGCCCACCAACGGCGGCGACGGACGACAGGTGGTGGGCGGGGGCCACGGCGTCAACCCCTTCACCGGCGAGCGGCCGAACTCGGTCGGCTACCTCGGCCAGATCGCGCGCAGCGCCGAGCAGCTCGGCTTCGAGGCCGCGCTGACCCCGACCGGCGCCTGGTGTCAGGACGCCTGGGTCTCCACCGCGATGCTCAGCTCGGTGTCGGAGCGGCTGAAGTTCCTCGTCGCCTTCCGCCCCGGCCTCACCTCGCCCTTCCTCGCCGCGCAGATGGCCGGCACCTTCCAGAACCTGTCTGGTGGCCGGCTGCTGCTCAACGTCGTCACCGGCGGCGAGTCCCACGAGCAGCGGATGTACGGCGACCACCTCGACAAGGAGGAGCGCTACGAGCGTTGCGACGAGTTCCTGCACCTGGTCCGGGCGCTGTGGTCCGGCGAGACGTTGACCCACGAGGGCGCCCACTACCGGCTCGACGACGCGGTGCTGGCCCAGATCCCCGACCCGCTGCCGGAGATCTACTTCGGCGGGTCGTCGTCCGCGGCGGGCCGGGTCGCCGCCAAGCACGTCGACGTCTACCTGACCTGGGGCGAGCCGCCGGCCGCCGTACGGGAGAAGATCGAGTGGGTCTCCAAGCTGGCGGCCGACGAGGGGCGTGAGCTGCGCTTCGGCATCCGGCTGCACACCATCGCCCGCGACACCTCCGAGGCGGCCTGGGCCGAGGCGGACCGGCTTCTCGCCGGCATCAGCGACGAGCAGATCGCCCAGGTCCAGGCCGGGCTGCGCCGCAGCGAGTCGGTCGGCCAGGCGCGGATGCTGGAGCTCAACGGCGGCAGCAGGGACGACCTGGTGATCCACCCGAACCTGTGGGCCGGGGTCGGCCTGGTGCGCGGTGGCGCCGGGACCGCGATGGTCGGCAGCTTCACCGAGATCGCCGACCTCGTCGAGCAGTACGCCGAGGTGGGCATCTCCGAGTTCGTGCTGTCGGGATATCCCCACCTCGAGGAGGCGTACTGGTTCGGCGAGGGCGTGCTGCCCGAGCTGGCCCGGCGCGGCCGGTGGTCGCACCCGGCGCCCGCGGGGCCGTCGGTCTCGGCGGTGCCCTTCGGCGCCCGGCAGGTGGTCTCGTGAGCACCGCCGTCGTGGTCGGCAACCCCAAGCCGGCGTCGCGCACCCTCGCCGCCGCAAACCTGGTCGCCACCGAGCTGACCGGCGCCCCGCCGGACCTGGTCGTCGACCTGGCCACCGTCGGGGCCGGGTTGCTGGCCTGGGACGACCCCGAGGCCCGGGACCTGGTCCAGCGGGTGGGGGAGGCCGACCTGGTCGTCTTCGCCTGCCCGACCTACAAGGCGACCTACACCGGCCTGCTCAAGCTCTTCCTCGACCGGTTCGAGGCGCGCCCCCGGGCCGCGGTCGCCGTACCGCTGATGCTGGGGGCGGGGCCCGGCCACGCCCTCGCACCCGAGCTGAGCCTGCGCCCGGTGCTCGCCGAGCTCGGCTTCACCACCGTGCGCGGCCTCTACGTCCTCGACAGCCAGCACGACGACCCGGCCGCGGTCGCCGCCTGGCTGGACCAGGTCCGGCCCGTCGTCGCCGCCCTCGCGGGGGAGTCGGCATGAGCGTCACCGCGCTGACCACCAACCAGGACCTCGACCCGGTGCGGCTGCGGGAGGCGTTCGGCGTCTTCCCGAGCGGCGTGGTCGCGGTCGCCGCGGAGGTCGACGGCGCCCTGGTCGGGCTCGCCGCGAGCTCGTTCACCTCGGTCAGCCTGGACCCGCCGCTGGTGTCGTTCTCGGTCGCGAACACCTCGAAGACCTGGCCCGACCTGCGCCGTGCCGACCACCTCGGGCTCACCATCCTGGCCGAGCACCACGGTGAGGTGTGCCGCCGGCTCGCCGGCCCGGTGGCGCACCGGTTCGACGACGTCGAGGTCACGGTGAGCCCGGCCGGCGCGGTGCTGCTGTCCGACGGCCTGGCGCGCTTCGACTGCACCATCCACGCCGAGGTCGAGGCCGGCGACCACACCCTGGTCCTGCTCGAGCTGCACGCCGTCGACCACGCCGACACCGCCCAGCCGCTGGTCTTCCACCGCAGTGGCTTCGGGAGGCTGACCGCGTCGGCCTGACCATCTCGGCATGTGCCAGCATGTGGCCATGAGCACAGCCGACCGCACCGCCGTCGTGAAGCTGCTCAAGGCCCGGGGAGCCAAGGCCCGGCGCGGCCACCTGCGGATCCCCGTCGGCGAGCTGCTCTGGTACGTCGACGTGCTGGCCGACGGCGTCGGCCCGACCGCCCCGCTGCGGCTCGAGGTGGGCTGCTGGACGAGCGCGCTCCCGCCCGAGCCCGACGGCGGGGCCGTTGACTGCCCGCTGCTGCTGGACGTGCCGCTCGGCGCCGACCCGGTCGGCGCCACCACGGCGCTGCTGGACCGGGTCACCGCGATCGGCGACCTCGGGGCGCTGCGGGGCGGCCTCGCCGAGCTGCCCGGCGCGCTGGTCGACCAGCGGCTGCGGGACCTGCTGTAGGAGGCTCAGACCTGCTGGCTGAGCAGGCCCGTGTCGACGTCGTAGATGAACCCGCCGACCTTGACGGTGTCGGGGATGAGCGGGTGCGAGGTCACCTTCCGGACGTCCTCGGCCAGGGTCGCCTTCTGGTCGGCGATCACGTGGAAGGCGTGCCAGGTCACGTCGTGGCCGACGGCGGCGCCGATCTTCTCGTGGATCTGGGCCTCGGTGCTCGACGCCATCGCGCAGCGGGTGTGGGGGATCACCAGGATCCGGTCCACGTTGAGCAGGTGGGCGCCGAGCACGAGCGCCTCGAGGGCGGCCTCGGTGACCCGGCCTCCCGGGTTGCGGAAGATCTTGGCGTCGCCGTAGTCGAGGCCGAGCATGCGCAGCGGGTCGATGCGGGAGTCCATGCAGGTCACGATCGCGACACCGGCATGGGCCTTGCCGTCGAACCCGCCCTGGTCGAAGGTCTCGGCGTAGTCGCGGTTCGCCTTCAGCAGATCGTCGAAGTCACCCATGACCCTCAGGTTAGCGGCCCGCGCGCAGCACCTCGGCCGTGTCCACGTCGCGAGTGGGGGCGCGGGAGAGCAGCGCCACGGCGAGGACGGCGGCGGCGAGGGCGGCGACCGCCGCGCCCCGGAACACCGCCTGCTCCTGGACGATGCCGAGCTCGCTGAGGCCCAGGCTCGGATCGGCGGCCCGGGCGGCGTACAGGCGGCGCAGGCCGATCGTGGTCAGCGCGGAGATGCCGACCAGCATGCCGACCATCCGGGCGACGACGACGAGCGCGCTGGCCACGCCGTGGGCGTCGTCGGAGGTGGTCGCCAGGATCGCGGCATTGACCGGGGCCAGGGCCAGGCCGAAGCCGAAGCCGCCCACGACCAGGGGCAAGGTGGCGCTGAGCTGCTCCAGGCTGTGGGCGTCCCACTGGCCCATCAACAGGAAGGAGCCGCTGGCGGCGAGCATGCCGGCGGCGGTCAGGACACCGGCGTTGACGCGGCGCAGCAGCCAGCCGCCCACGACGGCGCCGACGGGCAGCGCGGCCAGGAAGCGCAGCAGCACCAGCGCCGCGCCGAGCTGGGAGTCCTTCTCGGTGGTGGTGCGGGCGAAGAGCGGGATGTCGACGAGCGCGGCGATCAGCGCCCAGCCGACCAGGAAGCTGACCGCGAGGGCGCCCCAGGCCGGGACCGGGCGCAGCGCGCCGCGGGGCACGATCGGCGCGTCGGCGCGGCGCAGGTGGAGCACGAGCAGGACCAGCGCCACCGCGGAGCCGGTGAGGAACCACGGACCCTGCGGGGAGAAGACCGCCACCTCGGGGTCGGCCGTCGCGAAGGCCAGCACGATGCCGCCGAGGACCACCGCGAGCAGGCCGGCGCCGAGCAGGTCGGCCGCGAGCAGGTGGCGCAGCCAGCCGCGCAGGTCGACCAGCGCCCGCGGCCGGAGCCAGCACCAGGCGACGAGCAGCACGAAGGCGGCGATGGTGGCGACCCCGACCGGGGTGACCCACCGGCTGCCGCCGTCGACGTACGGGATGAACAGCCGGCCCCAGCTGAGGTCGCGCTGGAGTCCGCCCGGCTCGACGAAGGTGAGGAAGCCGGCGACCAGGGTGACGGCGAGCAGCAGGATGCCGACCAGGTCGGGGAGGCGCCGGGGCCGGGGCCGGTCCGCCGCGTCGGTACGCCGGGCGACCACGCCGACGGCGACGGCCAGCAGCGCGCCGACGGCCAGGTTGACCGCGAAGATCCCGCGCCACGAGGTGAAGGACAGCACCAAGGCGCCGAACAGCGGGCCGAGGACGCTGCCGAACTCCTGGACCGCGGAGACGATGCCGAGGGGGAGCCCGCGCCGCTCGACGGGGTAGAGCGCGGCGACCAGGGACATGGTCGCCGGGACCAGCCCGCCGCCGCCCACGCCCTGCAGGAACCGGCCGGCCACCATCGACGGCAGGTCGTAGGAGATCGCCGTCACGAGCGAGCCCGCGGCGAACACGACGAGGGACATCGCCAGCACCGGGACCTGGCCGCGCAGGTCCGCGATCCGGCCGATCAGCGGCAGGATGGCGACGTAGCCCAGCAGGAAGCCGGACACGATCGGCGCGGCCCGCTGCAGCTCCTCGACCGGGATCCCCGCGCCGGCCATCATGTCGGGCAGCGCCAGCACGACGACATAGGTGTCGACCGCCGCGAAGGCGACGGCGAGCGTGCAGAAGGCCAGCAGCAGCCGGTTGGCGGCGCTCATCGGTGGCGGCTCACTTCGGAGCCGAGATGTCCTTCGTGACGTCGTACTTCGTGACGTCGATGGTGTAGGTCAGCGGCTCGGAGTCCTTGAAGAAGACGCCGGTGAGCCGGGCGGTGCGCAGGTAGCCGTCGTCGTCGAGACGGTAGGTCGCCTCGAACTCGTCGCCCTCGGCGCACGGCAGGATCGCGCGGATCGAGTCGCCCGTGGCGGTGCCGGCGTAGGTGTGGAAGATCTCCTTGTTGTCCGTGCCGCCGCGCTCGGACTTCCCGGCCTTCACGCCGGTGCTGCTGGTGAGCACGGTCGCGACCCCGGTCGCCGGGTCGAGCAGCTTGGCCGGGTCGGGCGCGCACAGGTCGGCCGGCTGGTACTGGTCGGTCCAGCCCAGGATGGGGGCGTTGATCCACAGCGTGCCGTCGACGGAGATCACGTCGATCGAGCTGGCCTCGAAGCCGCTGACCCGGCCCGCGACGGTGCCCTCGAAGGCCGGCGGGTCGGCGACGATGGTGCCGCTCGCGGACGAGAGGTAGTCGGTGCCGGGGTCGTCGCCGGTCGAGAGCGAGACCTCGATGCCGCTGGTGTCGTCGAGCAGCTGCTTGGCCTTGGCGCCCGCGTCGGACCAGGAGTCGGCCTTGGTCGAGCCACCGCCGCCGTCGTCACCGGAGCACGCGGACAGGCCGGCGACGGCGAGCACGGAGGTGAGCAGGCCGGCGGCCACGCGGGTCGGGGTCGTCATGCGCTCACCCTGACACACCCAAGGTGACCTGCAGCGGACCGGCGGCCGCGGCGAGCGCCTGGCTGCCGGGGACGCCGGAGCCGTCGCGGCGGCCGGTGGCCTCCGGCAGGTCGACCGGCGCGCCGCTCGCGGCCGCGGCCCGCGCGGGCGCGGGACCCGCCCAGGCGAACACCAGGGTGTCCTCGCCCTTGAGGAAGCGGTGGCAGCGCACGCCGCCGGTGGCCCGGCCCTTGGCGGGGTACTCCCAGAAGTCGGTCACCTTCACCGAGCACGGCTCGGTGCCGGGCAGGGCGGTCGCGGAGCCGGACGAGGTCACCAGGACCACGCCGCCGGGGGAGTTGAGGTCGAGGACGCCGAACCAGACCACCCGCTCGCGCTCGGTCACCCGGACGCCGGCCATGCCGCCGCCCGAGCGGCCCTGCGGCCGCACGCTCTCGGCGCCGTAGTGGAGCAGCTGGGCGTCGGAGGTGACGAAGCACAGCTCCTCGGTGCCGGTCGTCAGCTGGACCGCGCCGACCACCTCGTCGCCGTCCTTGAGGGAGATGACCTCCCACTCGTCCTTGTTGAGCACCTCGGGGTTGACCCGCTTGACGACGCCCTGCCGGGTGCCGAGCGCGAGCCCGGGTCCCTCGGTGGTGAGGGTGGTGAGCGCCAGCGCCCGCTCGCCGGCGGCCAGCTCGAGCACCTCGCTGAGCGGCAGGCCGCCCTGGAGGTTCGGCTCGTTGGCCGACGGGGGGATCGCGGGCAGGTCGAGCACCGCGAGACGCAGTAGCCGGCCGGCGGAGGTGAGCACGCCGATGTCGGCGCGTGCGGTCGTGCGCA contains:
- a CDS encoding MFS transporter, which translates into the protein MSAANRLLLAFCTLAVAFAAVDTYVVVLALPDMMAGAGIPVEELQRAAPIVSGFLLGYVAILPLIGRIADLRGQVPVLAMSLVVFAAGSLVTAISYDLPSMVAGRFLQGVGGGGLVPATMSLVAALYPVERRGLPLGIVSAVQEFGSVLGPLFGALVLSFTSWRGIFAVNLAVGALLAVAVGVVARRTDAADRPRPRRLPDLVGILLLAVTLVAGFLTFVEPGGLQRDLSWGRLFIPYVDGGSRWVTPVGVATIAAFVLLVAWCWLRPRALVDLRGWLRHLLAADLLGAGLLAVVLGGIVLAFATADPEVAVFSPQGPWFLTGSAVALVLLVLHLRRADAPIVPRGALRPVPAWGALAVSFLVGWALIAALVDIPLFARTTTEKDSQLGAALVLLRFLAALPVGAVVGGWLLRRVNAGVLTAAGMLAASGSFLLMGQWDAHSLEQLSATLPLVVGGFGFGLALAPVNAAILATTSDDAHGVASALVVVARMVGMLVGISALTTIGLRRLYAARAADPSLGLSELGIVQEQAVFRGAAVAALAAAVLAVALLSRAPTRDVDTAEVLRAGR
- a CDS encoding LLM class flavin-dependent oxidoreductase; protein product: MTQQLKFHWFLPTNGGDGRQVVGGGHGVNPFTGERPNSVGYLGQIARSAEQLGFEAALTPTGAWCQDAWVSTAMLSSVSERLKFLVAFRPGLTSPFLAAQMAGTFQNLSGGRLLLNVVTGGESHEQRMYGDHLDKEERYERCDEFLHLVRALWSGETLTHEGAHYRLDDAVLAQIPDPLPEIYFGGSSSAAGRVAAKHVDVYLTWGEPPAAVREKIEWVSKLAADEGRELRFGIRLHTIARDTSEAAWAEADRLLAGISDEQIAQVQAGLRRSESVGQARMLELNGGSRDDLVIHPNLWAGVGLVRGGAGTAMVGSFTEIADLVEQYAEVGISEFVLSGYPHLEEAYWFGEGVLPELARRGRWSHPAPAGPSVSAVPFGARQVVS
- a CDS encoding LppX_LprAFG lipoprotein yields the protein MTTPTRVAAGLLTSVLAVAGLSACSGDDGGGGSTKADSWSDAGAKAKQLLDDTSGIEVSLSTGDDPGTDYLSSASGTIVADPPAFEGTVAGRVSGFEASSIDVISVDGTLWINAPILGWTDQYQPADLCAPDPAKLLDPATGVATVLTSSTGVKAGKSERGGTDNKEIFHTYAGTATGDSIRAILPCAEGDEFEATYRLDDDGYLRTARLTGVFFKDSEPLTYTIDVTKYDVTKDISAPK
- a CDS encoding flavin reductase family protein, whose amino-acid sequence is MSVTALTTNQDLDPVRLREAFGVFPSGVVAVAAEVDGALVGLAASSFTSVSLDPPLVSFSVANTSKTWPDLRRADHLGLTILAEHHGEVCRRLAGPVAHRFDDVEVTVSPAGAVLLSDGLARFDCTIHAEVEAGDHTLVLLELHAVDHADTAQPLVFHRSGFGRLTASA
- a CDS encoding beta-class carbonic anhydrase, whose amino-acid sequence is MGDFDDLLKANRDYAETFDQGGFDGKAHAGVAIVTCMDSRIDPLRMLGLDYGDAKIFRNPGGRVTEAALEALVLGAHLLNVDRILVIPHTRCAMASSTEAQIHEKIGAAVGHDVTWHAFHVIADQKATLAEDVRKVTSHPLIPDTVKVGGFIYDVDTGLLSQQV
- a CDS encoding NAD(P)H-dependent oxidoreductase; this encodes MSTAVVVGNPKPASRTLAAANLVATELTGAPPDLVVDLATVGAGLLAWDDPEARDLVQRVGEADLVVFACPTYKATYTGLLKLFLDRFEARPRAAVAVPLMLGAGPGHALAPELSLRPVLAELGFTTVRGLYVLDSQHDDPAAVAAWLDQVRPVVAALAGESA